atgtgtaagaagcgtctcacacgtcccttctcgttcattCACTTTTGCAGCAGATAAAATAAACATAGAACGCTGCCACACCATAAAACAGTTATGTTTATGCGATTCTGCTTTTGCCTAAATGGCATATTGACGGTTTTATTAGCTGCCATGTGGCAAACTTAATTCCAGTATGATTGTTATGTTGAAAAAGTAATGAAATTCGGctgtattattattgttttcgtAATCAACGACTATCAGTTGAGcttatcgcacaaaaatacCGATAGCTTGTTTCCCCACTTGCACAACATACTactttgtaaaatataagatCATGAGGtgtacaatccaataaaaagagtatttataataagccaatTTGAAGCCAAAAGACTTTGCAAGATAGTtatatcaaataaaacatcaaaatcgaggaatatgatttaagattacggtatatttgcggtatacttttaaaatgagaaggtatattttggtatatttttgagggtctgacggtatactttatcgataattccgcggtcacacgtCCCTAATATTGACGTGTACACTGGCTGCGTGTCAATTTCAACCCCGTtcgaataaataaaaattagaTACCATGGCGGACGAAGTGATTGACACTGTGAAGGAAACCATCAAAGGCATCTTTgagaatgtgaatgtgaaaaatgaaacGGCGCCCAGTGAGAAGAAACCGTCCAGCCCCGAAGGCATTGCGGTGGCGTACGGCAGCTTGGTGATTATGGCCATGTTGCCCATTATTTTCGGCTCTATACGTTCCGTGAAGCTGCACAAGCTGAAAAAGGTGGGTCATCTGTTGCCCTAATTATGCATTCAGCTCActggttttgtttggtttcgcTTCCATTTCGATTCGACGCAGTCTACGGGGGAGAAAGCCGACACGATGACAAAGAAAGACGCCATGTACTTCCCACTGATTGCCTCGGCCGCCCTCTTCGGCCTGTATCTGTTCTTCAAGATATTCCAGAAGGTGCACATCAACTTCTTGCTCACCGGCTACTTCTTCGTGCTGGGCGTGATTGCTCTGGCGCACCTACTCAGCCCCGTGATGAACTCGCTGATGCCCGCCGCCGTGCCAAAGGTGCCCTTCCACATACTGTTTACGCGGGGCGAGGGCAAGCACAAGGAGGATCTCATTAACTATAAGTTTTCCACCCACGACATTGTGTGCCTGGTCATCTCATCGGTCATTGGCGTGTGGTATCTGCTGAAGAAGCACTGGATAGCCAACAACCTG
The sequence above is a segment of the Drosophila subobscura isolate 14011-0131.10 chromosome U, UCBerk_Dsub_1.0, whole genome shotgun sequence genome. Coding sequences within it:
- the LOC117901958 gene encoding minor histocompatibility antigen H13, with protein sequence MADEVIDTVKETIKGIFENVNVKNETAPSEKKPSSPEGIAVAYGSLVIMAMLPIIFGSIRSVKLHKLKKSTGEKADTMTKKDAMYFPLIASAALFGLYLFFKIFQKVHINFLLTGYFFVLGVIALAHLLSPVMNSLMPAAVPKVPFHILFTRGEGKHKEDLINYKFSTHDIVCLVISSVIGVWYLLKKHWIANNLFGLAFAINGVEMLHLNNFVTGVILLSGLFFYDIFWVFGTNVMVTVAKSFEAPIKLVFPQDLIDNGLNASNFAMLGLGDIVIPGIFIALLLRFDDSKKRKTRIYFYSTLAAYFLGLMATIFVMHVFKHAQPALLYLVPACMGTPLLVALIRGELKVLFAYEDHPEEKPEKKEKKDKEEGSSSGSSSSKKKESKKAK